The following proteins are encoded in a genomic region of Burkholderia pyrrocinia:
- a CDS encoding ABC transporter permease produces MLDLTFPLRWRVALVAPALAVFAAFWLLPMAALVQVSADGAFFSRYASLLGNARYMKSLGETVALSAGVTLATLALSTISGLLLARREFAGKRVLLALLTFPLAFPGVVVGFMVIMLAGRQGLIGMLSAKLTGDRWVFAYSVAGLFVGYLYFSIPRVIVTVIAAASKLDASLEEAARSLGASPWRIFLDIVLPALAPGLIAAGAICFATAMGAFGTAFTLATDLNVLPMTIYTEFTLNANIATAAGLSIVLGIVTWAVLALARRFTGHTAAAAA; encoded by the coding sequence ATGCTCGACCTGACTTTCCCGCTGCGCTGGCGCGTCGCGCTCGTCGCGCCGGCGCTCGCGGTGTTCGCTGCGTTCTGGCTGCTGCCGATGGCGGCGCTCGTGCAGGTGTCCGCCGACGGCGCGTTCTTCTCGCGGTACGCATCGCTGCTCGGCAATGCGCGCTACATGAAGAGCCTCGGCGAGACCGTCGCGCTGTCCGCGGGCGTCACGCTCGCGACGCTCGCGCTGTCGACGATCTCCGGCCTGCTGCTCGCGCGCCGCGAATTCGCGGGCAAGCGCGTGCTGCTCGCGCTGCTCACGTTCCCGCTCGCGTTCCCGGGCGTGGTCGTCGGCTTCATGGTGATCATGCTCGCCGGTCGCCAGGGGCTGATCGGCATGCTGTCCGCGAAGCTCACGGGCGACAGGTGGGTGTTCGCGTATTCGGTCGCGGGCCTGTTCGTCGGCTACCTGTACTTCTCGATTCCGCGCGTGATAGTGACCGTGATCGCGGCCGCGTCGAAGCTCGACGCGTCGCTCGAGGAAGCCGCACGCTCGCTCGGCGCATCGCCGTGGCGCATCTTTCTCGACATCGTGCTGCCCGCGCTCGCGCCGGGCCTGATCGCGGCCGGCGCGATCTGCTTCGCGACCGCGATGGGCGCATTCGGCACCGCGTTCACGCTAGCCACCGACCTGAACGTGCTGCCGATGACGATCTATACCGAGTTCACGCTGAACGCGAACATCGCGACCGCGGCCGGCCTGTCGATCGTGCTCGGCATCGTCACCTGGGCCGTGCTCGCGCTCGCGCGCCGGTTCACGGGCCACACCGCCGCCGCCGCGGCCTGA
- a CDS encoding ABC transporter substrate-binding protein produces MSFRLTSLLRALAAPVACAVLIAGAPAAHADESAICYNCPPEWADWAAQIAAIKQKTGIRVPFDNKNSGQAIAQLIAEQKSPVADVVYLGVSSAFQAKDKGVIAPYKPAHWNDIPANLKDPQGYWFAIHSGTLGFFVNKDALDGKPVPRSWADLLKPEYKGMVGYLDPSSAFVGYAGAVAVNQALGGSLDNFKPALDWFRKLKANAPIVPKQTAYARVLSGEIPILLDYDFDAYRAKYKDNANVEFVIPKEGTIAVPYVMSLVKGAPHDANGKKVLDFVLSDEGQKLWANAYLRPVRAQALGADIAAKFLPASEYARAKPVDFGKMAAGQQAFGQQYLQVMQ; encoded by the coding sequence GTGTCCTTTCGCCTGACCTCGCTGCTGCGCGCGCTTGCAGCGCCCGTCGCCTGCGCCGTGCTCATCGCCGGCGCACCCGCCGCACACGCCGACGAATCGGCGATCTGCTACAACTGCCCGCCCGAATGGGCCGACTGGGCCGCGCAAATCGCCGCGATCAAGCAGAAGACCGGCATTCGCGTGCCGTTCGACAACAAGAATTCGGGCCAGGCGATCGCGCAGCTGATCGCCGAGCAGAAGAGCCCGGTCGCCGATGTCGTCTACCTCGGCGTGTCGTCGGCGTTCCAGGCGAAGGACAAGGGCGTGATCGCGCCGTACAAGCCCGCGCACTGGAACGACATCCCCGCGAACCTGAAGGACCCGCAAGGCTACTGGTTCGCGATCCACTCGGGCACGCTCGGCTTCTTCGTGAACAAGGACGCGCTCGACGGCAAGCCGGTGCCGCGCTCGTGGGCCGATCTGCTGAAGCCTGAATACAAGGGCATGGTCGGCTATCTCGATCCGTCGAGCGCATTCGTCGGCTATGCGGGCGCGGTGGCCGTCAACCAGGCGCTCGGCGGCAGCCTCGACAACTTCAAGCCGGCGCTCGACTGGTTCCGTAAGTTGAAGGCGAACGCGCCGATCGTGCCGAAGCAGACCGCGTATGCACGCGTGCTGTCCGGCGAGATTCCGATCCTGCTCGACTACGACTTCGACGCGTATCGCGCGAAATACAAGGACAACGCGAACGTCGAGTTCGTGATTCCGAAGGAAGGCACGATCGCGGTGCCGTACGTGATGAGCCTCGTGAAGGGCGCGCCGCACGACGCGAACGGCAAAAAGGTGCTCGACTTCGTGCTGTCCGACGAAGGCCAGAAGCTGTGGGCCAACGCATACCTGCGCCCGGTGCGCGCGCAGGCGCTCGGCGCGGACATCGCCGCAAAGTTCCTGCCGGCGAGCGAATATGCGCGTGCCAAGCCGGTCGACTTCGGCAAGATGGCGGCCGGCCAGCAGGCGTTCGGCCAGCAGTATCTGCAGGTGATGCAGTAA
- a CDS encoding substrate-binding domain-containing protein — translation MSQTIKDVAALAGFSIATVSRAINAPHTVSPATLEAIRTAIDTLQFRPSPLGRQLRGERTRLVGVVLPTLSNPVFADCLQGIDELATAAGFKLILMTTEYDAARERHAIETLREQRVEGLILTVADADTHPLLDMLDRDGPHYVLMHNDTQRRPSVSVDNRRAAYDGVRLLTARGHRRVLMVAGSLAASDRARQRHLGYAQALEESGVATLPPVEVDFNAPELPDAVLAHLTANATRPTALFCSNDLLAMVVMRGLRRAGFSIPDDLSVLGFDGIAIGELLAPPLASVATPNRDIGRHAWQRLVECIGGATIERTSLILPHAVRDGATVAAPATDLQLRKA, via the coding sequence ATGTCCCAGACCATCAAGGATGTCGCTGCCCTCGCGGGCTTCTCGATCGCCACCGTCTCGCGCGCGATCAACGCGCCGCATACCGTCAGTCCCGCCACGCTCGAGGCGATCCGCACCGCGATCGACACGCTGCAGTTCCGCCCGAGTCCGCTCGGCCGGCAACTGCGCGGTGAGCGCACGCGGCTCGTCGGCGTCGTCCTGCCGACCCTGTCGAACCCCGTGTTCGCCGACTGCCTGCAAGGCATCGACGAACTCGCGACCGCGGCCGGCTTCAAGCTGATCCTGATGACGACCGAGTACGACGCGGCGCGCGAGCGTCACGCCATCGAAACGCTGCGCGAGCAGCGCGTCGAAGGGCTGATCCTCACGGTCGCCGACGCGGACACGCACCCGCTGCTCGACATGCTCGACCGCGACGGCCCGCATTACGTGCTGATGCACAACGACACGCAGCGCCGCCCGTCGGTGTCGGTCGACAACCGCCGCGCCGCCTATGACGGCGTGCGGCTGCTGACCGCGCGCGGTCACCGCCGCGTGCTGATGGTGGCCGGTTCGCTCGCCGCGTCGGATCGCGCGCGCCAGCGCCATCTCGGCTATGCGCAGGCACTCGAGGAAAGCGGCGTCGCGACGCTGCCGCCCGTCGAAGTCGACTTCAACGCGCCCGAGCTGCCCGACGCGGTGCTCGCACACCTGACCGCGAACGCGACGCGTCCGACCGCCCTCTTCTGCAGCAACGACCTGCTGGCGATGGTCGTGATGCGCGGCCTGCGCCGCGCCGGCTTCTCGATCCCGGACGACCTGTCGGTGCTCGGCTTCGACGGGATCGCGATCGGCGAATTGCTCGCGCCGCCGCTCGCGAGCGTCGCAACGCCGAACCGCGACATCGGCCGTCACGCTTGGCAGCGTCTGGTCGAATGCATCGGCGGCGCGACGATCGAACGCACGTCGCTGATCCTGCCGCATGCGGTGCGCGACGGCGCGACGGTCGCGGCGCCGGCCACCGACCTGCAATTGCGCAAGGCCTGA
- a CDS encoding 3-methyl-2-oxobutanoate dehydrogenase (2-methylpropanoyl-transferring) subunit alpha: MSLSEPLRLHVPEPTGRPGCKTDFSYLHLSPAGAVRRPPIDVAAADTANLARSLVRVLDDHGQAVGPWAPDLDDARLIAGLRAMLKTRIFDARMMIAQRQKKISFYMLSLGEEAIGSAHAMALRDGDMCFPTYRQQSILIARDVPLDRMICQLMSNEGDPLKGRQLPVMYSDRDAGFFSISGNLATQFIQAVGWAMASAIKGDTKIASAWIGDGATAEADFHTALTFAHVYRAPVVLNVVNNQWAISTFQAIAGGEGTTFAGRGVGCGIASLRVDGNDFLAIYAASSWAAERARRNLGPTLIEWVTYRAGAHSTSDDPTKYRPSDDWAHFPLGDPIARFKQHLIAKGIWSDSAHDALTAELEAEVIAAQKEAEKYGTLADDRIPSPASMFDDVYKELPAHLRRQRQELGA; the protein is encoded by the coding sequence ATGAGCCTGTCAGAGCCATTGCGTCTGCATGTGCCGGAGCCCACCGGGCGTCCGGGCTGCAAGACGGACTTTTCCTATCTGCATCTATCGCCGGCCGGCGCGGTCCGCCGCCCGCCGATCGACGTTGCCGCGGCGGACACTGCCAATCTCGCCCGCAGCCTCGTGCGCGTGCTCGACGACCACGGGCAAGCCGTCGGCCCGTGGGCGCCGGACCTCGACGATGCGCGGCTGATCGCCGGGTTGCGCGCGATGCTCAAGACCCGCATTTTCGACGCGCGCATGATGATCGCGCAGCGCCAGAAGAAAATCTCGTTCTACATGCTGAGCCTCGGCGAAGAGGCGATCGGCAGCGCGCATGCGATGGCGCTGCGCGACGGCGACATGTGCTTCCCGACCTACCGGCAGCAGAGCATCCTGATCGCGCGCGACGTGCCGCTCGACCGGATGATCTGCCAGCTGATGTCGAACGAAGGCGACCCGCTGAAAGGCCGCCAGCTCCCCGTGATGTACTCGGACCGCGACGCGGGCTTTTTCTCCATTTCCGGCAATCTCGCAACACAGTTCATCCAGGCGGTCGGCTGGGCGATGGCGTCGGCGATCAAGGGCGACACGAAGATCGCGTCCGCGTGGATCGGCGACGGCGCGACGGCCGAAGCCGACTTCCACACCGCGCTCACGTTCGCGCACGTGTACCGCGCGCCGGTCGTGCTGAACGTCGTCAACAACCAGTGGGCGATCTCGACGTTCCAGGCGATCGCGGGCGGCGAAGGCACGACGTTCGCGGGGCGCGGCGTCGGCTGCGGGATCGCGTCGCTGCGCGTCGACGGCAACGACTTCCTCGCGATCTACGCGGCGTCGAGCTGGGCGGCCGAACGCGCGCGCCGCAATCTCGGCCCGACGCTGATCGAGTGGGTGACCTACCGCGCGGGCGCGCATTCGACGTCGGACGATCCGACGAAATACCGGCCGAGCGACGACTGGGCCCATTTCCCGCTTGGCGATCCGATCGCCCGCTTCAAGCAGCACCTGATCGCGAAAGGCATCTGGTCGGACAGCGCGCACGACGCGCTCACGGCCGAGCTCGAGGCGGAAGTGATCGCCGCGCAGAAGGAGGCGGAGAAATACGGGACGCTGGCCGACGACCGGATTCCGTCGCCGGCCTCGATGTTCGACGACGTGTACAAGGAGCTGCCCGCGCACCTGCGCCGTCAGCGCCAGGAACTGGGAGCATGA